A stretch of Vicinamibacterales bacterium DNA encodes these proteins:
- a CDS encoding M14 metallopeptidase family protein: MPLKLRSFSFVILALFLSLAAPQAQSPAAPKVTTPEQFFGHKIGADYVLPNYTRFMEYVRKLDAESDRMTVQSIGKTAEGRDQLMAIITAPENFKKLDRYKEISRRLSQAEGLTDETARALAREGKAVIWIDGGLHATEVLGAQQLTETIFQFVSKNDEETLRILKDVIILATHANPDGMELVSNWYMRKPNEKERSTGQLPRLYQKYVGHDNNRDFYMMNQPESANMNRILYREWFPQIMYNHHQTGPTGTVMFSPPFRDPFNYVYDPIVVNTLDQVGAAMHTRFDAEGKPGVTTRSGSNYSTWWNGGLRTMAYFHNQVGLLTESIGNPTPETIGFVPDRVLARGDLPFPITPQVWHFRQSIDYSITANYAVLDFAQRYRESLLYNIYLAGRNSINRGNTDTWTVFPRRIQEVKDQIAKDLKVDGGSDSRMVSGGRIATVPEKYYAIVRKPEYRDARGYILPANQGDFLTATKFVNIMIKSGLTAHRATAPFTVAGKQYPAGSYVFKSAQAFRPHLLDMFEPQDHPNDFQYPGGPPIPPYDNAGWTLAYQMGLKFDRVLEAFDGPFEKIADVIKPAPGKVTDAAGAVGYVVNHKNNDAFIAINRLMKANEEAFFVADRRYQSADGTGVIFITARPSTGAVLAKAAADLGLSFTAVTQRPAGAMYKLTKPRIGLWDQYGGSMPSGHLRWLLEQFEFDFERVYPGTLDAGNLKAKFDVILFPDGGIPEADGGGGGFGGRPPTAAEIPEEYRDQLGRVSIAKTVPQLKAFAEAGGVIVAFGGSAVLGHHLGLPVSDHLVEVAQDGSEKPLPGTKFYIPGSIVSVAVDNTNPVAFGFDKTVDVFFDNSPVLELAPNATLNGVKPVAWFDTKTALRSGWAWGQHYLEGGTAAVEAQVGKGKVFLFGPEITFRAQPHGTFKFLFNSIYYGTSVQ; encoded by the coding sequence ATGCCGTTGAAACTTCGTTCGTTCTCGTTCGTCATCCTTGCCCTGTTCCTCTCCCTGGCAGCGCCCCAGGCCCAATCGCCCGCCGCGCCCAAGGTCACCACCCCGGAACAATTCTTCGGCCACAAGATCGGCGCCGACTACGTGCTCCCGAACTACACCCGGTTCATGGAGTACGTGCGCAAGCTCGACGCGGAATCGGACCGCATGACGGTACAGTCCATCGGCAAGACCGCCGAAGGCCGCGACCAGTTGATGGCCATCATCACCGCCCCCGAGAACTTCAAGAAGCTCGATCGCTACAAGGAGATCTCGCGACGGCTGTCGCAGGCCGAGGGCCTGACCGACGAGACGGCGCGGGCGCTGGCCAGGGAAGGCAAGGCCGTGATCTGGATCGACGGCGGCCTGCACGCCACCGAAGTGCTCGGCGCGCAGCAGTTGACCGAAACCATCTTCCAGTTCGTCAGCAAGAACGACGAGGAGACGCTGCGCATCCTGAAGGATGTGATCATCCTCGCGACGCACGCCAATCCCGACGGCATGGAGCTGGTCTCCAACTGGTACATGCGCAAGCCCAACGAGAAGGAACGCAGCACCGGCCAGCTGCCGCGCCTCTACCAGAAGTACGTCGGCCACGACAACAACCGCGACTTCTACATGATGAACCAGCCGGAATCCGCGAACATGAACCGGATCCTGTATCGCGAGTGGTTCCCGCAGATCATGTACAACCATCACCAGACCGGCCCCACCGGCACGGTGATGTTCTCGCCGCCCTTCCGCGATCCCTTCAACTACGTCTACGACCCGATCGTCGTCAATACCCTCGACCAGGTCGGCGCCGCCATGCACACGCGCTTCGACGCCGAAGGCAAGCCGGGCGTGACAACCAGGTCGGGCTCGAACTACTCGACGTGGTGGAACGGCGGCCTGCGGACCATGGCCTACTTCCACAACCAGGTCGGCCTGCTGACGGAAAGCATCGGCAACCCGACGCCGGAGACGATCGGCTTCGTGCCCGATCGCGTGCTCGCGCGCGGCGACCTGCCCTTCCCGATCACCCCGCAGGTGTGGCACTTCCGCCAGTCGATCGACTACTCCATCACCGCCAACTACGCGGTGCTCGACTTCGCGCAGCGCTATCGCGAGAGCCTGCTCTACAACATCTACCTGGCCGGCCGCAACAGCATCAACCGCGGCAACACCGACACCTGGACCGTCTTCCCGCGCCGCATCCAGGAGGTCAAGGACCAGATCGCCAAGGACCTCAAGGTGGATGGCGGCAGCGACTCCCGCATGGTGTCGGGAGGCCGCATCGCGACCGTGCCAGAGAAGTACTACGCGATCGTCCGCAAGCCGGAGTATCGCGACGCGCGCGGCTACATCCTGCCGGCGAACCAAGGCGACTTCCTCACCGCCACCAAGTTCGTGAACATCATGATCAAGAGCGGCCTCACCGCGCACCGCGCCACCGCGCCGTTCACGGTGGCGGGCAAGCAGTACCCGGCCGGGTCCTACGTGTTCAAGTCGGCGCAGGCGTTCCGTCCGCACCTGCTCGACATGTTCGAGCCGCAGGATCACCCCAACGACTTCCAGTATCCCGGCGGCCCGCCGATTCCGCCCTACGACAACGCCGGGTGGACGCTCGCCTACCAGATGGGCCTGAAGTTCGATCGCGTGCTCGAGGCGTTCGACGGCCCGTTCGAGAAGATCGCCGATGTGATCAAGCCGGCGCCCGGCAAGGTCACCGACGCCGCCGGCGCGGTGGGCTACGTCGTCAACCACAAGAACAACGACGCGTTCATCGCCATCAACCGGCTGATGAAGGCGAATGAAGAAGCGTTCTTCGTCGCCGACCGCCGCTACCAGAGCGCCGACGGCACCGGCGTGATCTTCATCACCGCCAGGCCCTCGACCGGCGCGGTGCTCGCGAAGGCGGCCGCCGACCTCGGCCTGAGCTTCACCGCCGTGACGCAGCGTCCGGCCGGCGCGATGTACAAGCTGACCAAGCCGCGCATCGGACTGTGGGATCAGTACGGCGGCTCGATGCCGTCGGGCCACCTCCGGTGGCTGCTCGAGCAGTTCGAGTTCGACTTCGAACGGGTGTACCCGGGCACGCTCGACGCCGGCAACCTCAAGGCGAAGTTCGACGTGATCCTGTTCCCCGACGGCGGCATTCCGGAGGCCGACGGCGGTGGCGGCGGCTTCGGCGGACGTCCGCCGACCGCGGCGGAAATCCCCGAGGAGTATCGCGATCAGCTCGGCCGCGTCTCGATCGCGAAGACGGTGCCGCAGTTGAAGGCGTTCGCGGAAGCCGGCGGCGTGATCGTGGCCTTCGGCGGCTCGGCCGTGCTCGGCCATCACCTGGGCCTGCCGGTCAGCGATCACCTGGTCGAGGTCGCGCAGGACGGCAGCGAGAAGCCGCTGCCCGGCACCAAGTTCTACATCCCCGGTTCGATCGTCAGCGTGGCGGTGGACAACACCAACCCGGTGGCGTTCGGCTTCGACAAGACGGTGGACGTGTTCTTCGACAACAGCCCGGTGCTGGAGCTGGCGCCCAACGCCACGCTCAACGGCGTGAAGCCGGTGGCGTGGTTCGACACCAAGACCGCGCTGCGCTCCGGATGGGCGTGGGGCCAGCACTACCTCGAAGGCGGCACCGCCGCGGTCGAGGCGCAAGTCGGCAAGGGCAAGGTGTTCCTGTTCGGGCCGGAGATCACTTTCCGCGCCCAGCCGCACGGCACGTTCAAGTTCCTGTTCAACAGCATCTACTACGGCACATCCGTGCAATAG
- a CDS encoding ABA4-like family protein, which translates to MPLDTVFSFASFIAMFGWILLVVLPGDARVKLLTGVIIPSTLSAIYLVFIFLHFADAPGGFSSLAEVRMLFSRDELLLAGWVHYLAFDLFIGAWESRDSQRLQIPRLVMIPCYVMTFMLGPIGLLFYFAIRTAKTKALDLEAA; encoded by the coding sequence ATGCCGCTCGACACCGTCTTCTCCTTCGCTTCCTTTATCGCCATGTTCGGGTGGATCCTCCTGGTGGTCCTCCCCGGCGATGCCCGCGTGAAGTTGCTGACCGGCGTCATCATCCCGTCAACGCTGTCGGCCATCTATCTCGTGTTCATCTTCCTGCACTTCGCCGACGCGCCCGGCGGCTTCAGCTCGCTGGCCGAGGTGCGGATGCTGTTCTCGCGCGACGAGCTGCTGCTGGCCGGCTGGGTCCACTACCTGGCGTTCGACCTGTTCATCGGCGCCTGGGAGAGCCGCGATTCACAGCGGCTGCAGATCCCGCGCCTGGTGATGATTCCCTGCTATGTGATGACCTTCATGCTCGGGCCCATCGGCCTGCTGTTCTACTTCGCGATTCGAACCGCCAAGACCAAGGCGCTGGACCTGGAGGCGGCGTGA
- a CDS encoding DinB family protein: MNYYGPKDMAESWRTVRKNTIQVAEDIPEEKYSFRAAPDTMSVGEILAHLAATPHWANQCHFIDQKVAVTMDDFGRWMGEVGKASSSLKTKAEIVAALKADGDAFAAGLESMTDEKLGEAVALPNGNKTRFEMLLGVKEHEMHHRAQLFLIERMVGIVPHLTRARQAMHR; the protein is encoded by the coding sequence ATGAATTACTACGGACCGAAAGACATGGCCGAAAGCTGGCGCACCGTTCGCAAGAACACCATCCAGGTCGCTGAAGACATTCCCGAAGAGAAGTACTCGTTCCGCGCCGCGCCCGACACCATGAGCGTCGGCGAGATCCTCGCCCACCTCGCCGCCACGCCGCACTGGGCCAACCAGTGCCACTTCATCGATCAGAAAGTCGCCGTGACCATGGATGACTTCGGGCGGTGGATGGGCGAAGTCGGCAAGGCCTCGTCGTCGCTGAAGACGAAGGCCGAGATCGTGGCCGCGCTGAAGGCCGACGGCGATGCGTTCGCGGCGGGACTCGAATCCATGACCGACGAGAAGCTCGGCGAGGCGGTGGCGCTGCCCAACGGCAACAAGACGCGCTTCGAGATGCTGCTCGGCGTCAAGGAGCACGAGATGCACCACCGTGCGCAGCTATTCCTGATCGAGCGCATGGTCGGCATCGTCCCCCACCTGACCCGCGCCCGTCAGGCCATGCACCGGTAG
- a CDS encoding DUF1326 domain-containing protein, whose translation MPQWWAKGLIFENCACTLVCPGHMHFSQLCTHERCKGYWALRFDDGAFGEVTLAGLRAVIAFDTPQRMIDGNWVQALIIDEAATSAQREALATILTGQAGGPWAKLAGFVATQLPIEFRHIDMADEGATKRVTIADRLKAFVTQIRGRDKSKPVLFENIFNQIHAPTQVVALGDTEYGDGRIVIRNAESHGLFSDFDWSRR comes from the coding sequence ATGCCTCAATGGTGGGCCAAGGGCCTGATTTTCGAGAACTGCGCGTGCACGCTGGTGTGCCCCGGGCACATGCACTTCAGCCAGCTCTGCACGCACGAGCGGTGCAAGGGCTACTGGGCGCTCCGCTTCGATGACGGCGCCTTCGGCGAGGTGACTCTCGCCGGCCTGCGGGCGGTGATCGCCTTCGACACGCCGCAGCGGATGATCGACGGCAACTGGGTGCAGGCGCTGATCATCGACGAGGCGGCGACCTCGGCCCAGCGTGAAGCGCTCGCCACCATCCTCACCGGCCAGGCCGGCGGCCCGTGGGCGAAGCTCGCGGGGTTCGTCGCCACCCAACTCCCCATCGAATTTCGCCACATCGACATGGCCGACGAGGGCGCGACCAAGCGCGTGACGATCGCCGACCGCCTCAAGGCCTTCGTCACGCAGATCCGCGGGCGCGACAAGTCGAAACCGGTGCTGTTCGAGAACATCTTCAACCAGATCCACGCCCCCACCCAGGTGGTCGCGCTCGGCGACACCGAGTACGGCGACGGGCGAATCGTGATCCGCAACGCTGAATCGCACGGCCTGTTTTCCGACTTTGATTGGAGCCGCAGATGA
- a CDS encoding DUF2182 domain-containing protein — MSHLHVSFGSLAGMWFGMMALMMGPTVWPWIRAFDRLGNPHAGRASRFAASAVFAGGYLTAWLIYALAATALQLQLVRAGAFGAVTGIAPVAGAVVLAAAGLFQFAPLKQACLMHCRNPLSYFLSRWRDGAAGGFRMGFGHGLFCVGCCWALMATSLAVGVMSLWWMAALAAVAFAEQVAPWGERLRVPAGIALLAGAILRLGL; from the coding sequence ATGAGCCATCTGCACGTGTCGTTCGGATCGCTTGCCGGAATGTGGTTCGGCATGATGGCGCTGATGATGGGCCCCACGGTGTGGCCGTGGATCCGCGCCTTCGACCGGCTCGGCAATCCGCATGCCGGTCGCGCGAGCCGGTTCGCCGCCTCGGCGGTCTTCGCCGGCGGATACCTCACCGCCTGGCTGATCTACGCGCTGGCGGCGACGGCGCTGCAGCTGCAGCTGGTGCGGGCGGGCGCCTTCGGTGCGGTCACCGGAATCGCGCCGGTCGCGGGCGCGGTCGTGCTCGCGGCCGCCGGCCTGTTCCAGTTCGCCCCCCTCAAGCAGGCGTGCCTGATGCACTGCCGCAACCCGCTCAGTTACTTCCTTAGCCGCTGGCGCGACGGCGCCGCCGGCGGCTTCCGCATGGGCTTCGGCCACGGCCTCTTCTGCGTCGGCTGCTGCTGGGCGTTGATGGCCACGTCGCTGGCGGTCGGGGTGATGAGCCTGTGGTGGATGGCCGCGCTCGCCGCGGTCGCGTTCGCCGAGCAGGTCGCCCCCTGGGGCGAGCGCTTGCGTGTCCCTGCAGGGATCGCCCTTCTGGCCGGAGCCATCCTTCGCCTCGGACTCTGA
- a CDS encoding carbohydrate kinase family protein: MKLLCAGEAFEDLVFFALDRLPELGEEIKTDHFTATIGGGAVITAVHAARLGMRVGLLSALGDAAVARLKRERVSVTNLRKPKEPHAITAALSTAEDRAFVTFNGVNAKLESRLARVLSEPVPPKPEGRRRSQGPQHVHLCFYPHDCAQWTRIVNKLRKRGVTTSWDFGWNEPLTADRGLTELIDALDFVFVNELEARLYTGEPTLEAALPHWRQRQAITIVKMGDNGAAWLTPDRDIHFPAPRVKVVDTTGAGDAFNAGFLVAWMRGQTPAQCLAAGNRVGATSTLQAGGI, translated from the coding sequence ATGAAGCTCCTGTGTGCGGGCGAGGCGTTTGAAGACCTCGTATTCTTTGCTCTGGATCGCTTGCCGGAACTCGGCGAGGAGATCAAGACCGACCACTTCACCGCTACCATCGGCGGCGGCGCCGTCATCACCGCCGTGCACGCCGCCCGCCTGGGCATGCGCGTCGGGCTCCTCAGCGCGCTCGGCGATGCGGCGGTCGCGCGCCTCAAGCGCGAACGCGTCAGCGTGACCAACCTGCGGAAGCCGAAAGAGCCGCACGCGATCACCGCGGCCCTGTCCACGGCCGAGGACCGCGCGTTCGTCACCTTCAACGGCGTCAACGCCAAACTCGAGTCCCGGCTCGCGCGGGTTCTGAGCGAGCCGGTCCCGCCGAAGCCCGAAGGGCGAAGGCGGAGCCAGGGGCCCCAACACGTCCACCTCTGCTTCTACCCCCACGACTGCGCGCAGTGGACGCGCATCGTCAACAAGCTCCGCAAGCGCGGCGTCACCACGTCGTGGGACTTCGGCTGGAACGAGCCGCTCACCGCCGACCGCGGCCTCACCGAACTCATCGACGCGCTCGACTTCGTGTTCGTCAACGAGCTGGAAGCGCGGCTCTACACCGGCGAGCCCACGCTCGAAGCCGCCCTGCCCCACTGGCGCCAACGCCAGGCCATCACCATCGTCAAGATGGGCGACAACGGCGCGGCGTGGCTGACGCCGGATCGCGACATCCACTTCCCCGCTCCACGCGTGAAGGTGGTGGACACGACCGGCGCCGGCGATGCGTTCAACGCCGGCTTCCTGGTCGCCTGGATGCGCGGCCAGACGCCGGCGCAGTGCCTGGCCGCGGGTAACCGGGTTGGCGCGACCTCGACGCTGCAGGCGGGTGGCATATGA
- a CDS encoding amino acid permease, producing MASGFSRTDPALKRGMGLLQATATNVISMVGVGPFLTIPFMVAAMNGPHVIYAWMAGLVLALADGLVYAQLGAALPGSGGGYLYLREAFQPFGLGKLMAFLFIFQTILIAPLSVAGGAVGFADYLQFVWTGMSPLEHNLIAAAVCVVSTALLWRNIEDIGRLAVVMLVVVLVTVGWVIVAGLFTFSPAQAFAFPPAAFTLDRTLLMSVGAASVLAMYSYGGYNQVCNIGDEIKDPTRTIPRSIVLSTFLVAALYMLMTIVILGMIPWQEVKESRTVASVFIARTFSDPGAGRIAGIVMTGLILFVAAASLYATILGYSRVPYAAARDGDFFKAFAHVHPTKRFPDLSLVTIAIVSIPFCFFSLGQLVSWLIQVQVLLRFIWQCAAVILLRRYRPDIPQPFTMWLYPWPALLSGALWLFIFFTGPVEGIVFSFAFLGAGVLAYFIFRSGRLAQR from the coding sequence GTGGCGTCCGGCTTTAGCCGGACCGATCCCGCCCTGAAGCGGGGCATGGGCCTGCTCCAGGCCACCGCCACCAACGTCATCTCCATGGTGGGCGTCGGCCCGTTCCTCACCATCCCCTTCATGGTGGCCGCCATGAACGGCCCGCATGTCATCTACGCGTGGATGGCCGGCCTCGTCCTCGCGCTCGCCGACGGCTTGGTCTACGCGCAGCTCGGCGCCGCGCTCCCCGGCAGCGGCGGCGGCTATCTCTACCTGCGCGAGGCCTTCCAGCCGTTCGGCCTCGGCAAGCTGATGGCCTTCCTGTTCATCTTCCAGACCATCCTGATCGCGCCGCTGTCGGTGGCCGGCGGCGCGGTGGGCTTCGCCGACTACCTGCAGTTCGTCTGGACCGGCATGTCGCCGCTCGAGCACAACCTGATCGCGGCCGCGGTGTGCGTGGTCTCCACCGCGCTGCTGTGGCGCAACATCGAAGACATCGGCCGCCTCGCCGTGGTCATGCTGGTCGTCGTGCTGGTGACGGTGGGATGGGTGATCGTCGCCGGGCTGTTCACCTTCTCGCCGGCGCAGGCGTTCGCGTTCCCGCCGGCGGCCTTCACGCTGGACCGCACCCTGCTGATGAGCGTGGGCGCCGCCTCGGTGCTGGCGATGTACAGCTACGGCGGCTACAACCAGGTCTGCAACATCGGCGACGAGATCAAGGACCCGACCCGCACCATCCCCCGCTCCATCGTGCTCAGCACCTTCCTGGTCGCCGCGCTCTACATGCTGATGACCATCGTCATTCTCGGCATGATCCCGTGGCAGGAAGTGAAGGAGTCGCGGACCGTCGCCTCGGTGTTCATCGCGCGCACGTTCTCGGACCCGGGGGCCGGCCGCATTGCCGGCATCGTGATGACGGGCCTGATCCTGTTCGTGGCCGCGGCGTCGCTCTACGCGACCATCCTCGGCTACTCGCGCGTGCCCTATGCCGCGGCGCGCGACGGCGATTTCTTCAAGGCCTTCGCGCACGTGCATCCGACCAAGCGGTTTCCGGACCTGTCGCTCGTCACGATCGCGATCGTCTCGATCCCGTTCTGCTTCTTCTCGCTGGGACAGCTGGTGAGCTGGTTGATCCAGGTGCAGGTGCTGCTGCGCTTCATCTGGCAGTGCGCGGCGGTGATCCTGCTGCGCCGCTACCGCCCCGACATCCCGCAGCCGTTCACGATGTGGTTGTACCCCTGGCCGGC